The following DNA comes from Sphingorhabdus sp. M41.
AATCAATTAAAAGGGAAAATATAAAATGATCAACAGACGGCAGCTAGTATCAAGCGCTGGTTTAATCGCAGCGACATCTGCGATTTCATTTTCATCCTCGATCGCAGCCCATCCAGTGCCAGATGTTACGCCCCCTGTCGGTCAATGGCAGTCCAAAGGCGACATCTCCCGTGCTGGAGGTATTCTACATTATGCTGCGATGGGACCGGATGATAGCGGCAAGCCACCGGTTGTGCTTCTCCATCGGCTAGGCGGCTGGCTTTCAGACTGGCGTCATGTTGCAGCTCTTCTCGCCGAGGGCAGAAAGGTAATCGCTTTCGATCTGCCGGGGCACGGCGGCTCTCGCTGGGAAGGTTCGCCCCCGTACATCCAGACGCTTGGCGAAACGGCGGCGCTTCTGGTTGGCGCATTTGACGAAATGGGCATCGAAAAGGTCGATCTGATTGGAACGTCACTGGGCGGCTGCGTCGGTGTCCCCCTCGCCGCTTTATGGCCAGAACGGGTCAACAGCTTCTCGATCGTTTCGTCCGCTCTGTCGCCCAAGCGATCTCTCGAAGCCGTGCGCAGCGCAGTTGATGAGGGACAGGTTGACCGGTTTGATGCCAATGGCCTGCCACTTTCCTATCCGGAAAGTCTGCTGACCGAGACGTTCGGCATTATCGACACCCATGCCATTTATGTTGAGAGCCTCGCCAGTCGCAAAGCCGCCGGCTTGTGGATCCAGCCATCCGAGCGCGGTGTTGGCGTCACAGACGTTGTCGGTACATTGGGGCGCATCACCGTCCCCACGCTTATCCTTTATGGGTCAAAAGATAAGGCCTATGGCAAATATCGGAAAAACGCGCAGGCAGCGCTTCCATCGGCAATATTCGATGATATTCCAGATACCGGCGCCTTCGCGATCCAGGAACAACCGGCGACAACCGCAAGCATGCTGCGCGACTTCATCGGCTGAAGAAAACAGACAATCAGTAATATTGGCGATGTAATCCCGTTGCTACCCAATCAAAAAGAGCCTGCACCGAAATTTCGGTGCAGGCTCTTTTTTATCATGCTCTGGCTGATATATTTACCAGATTTCGGGTTTGCTGCGTAGCGCAGGGTCTTTCTCGTAGATGTTTTCCGGATAAGAGAGATCGAGCCGATCCCGCAGCGTTTCTCCTTCATATTCCTTCCGGAACAGGCCCCGATCCTGAAGGATCGGCACCACCTTGTCGACAAAGGTCTCCAGACCTTTGGTGAGGACAGGGGGCGAAATGACAAAGCCGTCAGCTGCCCCTTGTTCATACCAGTTCGCCAATAAATCAGCGACATCCTCTGCCGTACCTACGGCGGCGCTGCTCGTCCGTCCGCCAGCAACCTGATTGGCCAGTTGACGGATTGAAGGTCCATCGCGTTCAGCTACTTCGAGCACTCTGTCCCGGGTCGAGTTCTGGCCATCCGTATACGCTGCTGGCAGCGCCGGGAGCGGCCCATCCGGGTCAAAGCCCGACAAGTCGAACCCGCCAATCAGGCGTTCAAGCTTGTCCAGTGCGATCGGCAACGGAATCAGCGCGTCAAGTTCAGCCTTCAGGGCTTGCGCCTCCTCGCGTGTTTCTCCGATGATCGGTGTGATCGCCGGCATCACTTTCAGCGATTCCGGCGTCCGCCCGAACTCCCGGAGCAACTTGTGCATGTCTTCCCGAAATGCGATTGCGGTTTCGATCGACGGGTGGGAAGTGAAGATGACTTCCGCCCGGCTCGCTGCGAAAGCTTTCCCGTCAGCAGATGCTCCGGCCTGCACCAGAACAGGATAGCCCTGGGGTGATCTGGGAACATTCAGCGGGCCGGCAACCTGAAAATGTTCACCGACATGGTCAACCGCTGTGAGGCCGTTGGAATCGACATATCGGCCACTTGTCTTGTCGGCCAGCATGGCATCATCCTGCCAACTGTCCCAGAGCTTGCAAGAGACATCGACAAATTCGGCTGCCCGCTCATAGCGTTCGGCATGCCCCATATGGGCTTCACAGCCATGGTTGTGGGCTTCATGTTCCATCGTCGAAGTGACGATATTCCACCCGGCCCGTCCGTGGCTGATGTGATCCAGCGTCGCAAAACGGCGAGCGGTCGGATAGGGTTCGTTATAGGTTGTCGATGCAGTACCGACGAGACCGATTTGCTCGGTCTTCGCTGCCACCGCAGAAAGCAACAACAGGGGGTCAAGCTTCGGCCCCTCCTGCCCTTCAAAAGCCTCAGCAGAGCGCGATCCGGGATATCCCAGAGAATCAGCAAAAAAGACGGCATCGAACTTGCCTCGTTCAGCAATTTTTGCCGCTGAGATGAAATAATCCACGTCACAAAGTGCCCGCTCCGACGCGAGGGGGTGACGCCAACCGGCGATATGGCCGCCCGTTTGCATAATGAAAGCCAGCAGTTTCAAAACATGGTCCCCTTTGTCAATTCAACAATCCAATCATCGAATAATGGCATGCTGAATGCTCCTTACAACGACTGGTCCCGTCATTTAGCCACACAGCGGTTACTTTATGAATGTCATGCACGAGAACAAGTCGTCGCTGGCATTCTGGAATAGAAGGAGCTTCGATGAACTTATCCCCGACCGAACAAGATGACGTCCGCTTTCAGCCCAATTTGGCTAAAGCCTGGTTTGCTGTCATCCTTTTGTGCCTGGCGCAAATCATCTCAACGATAGATCGCGGTATGCTTGCCCTGGTTGTTGATCCGATCCGCGCGGAACTTGGCATTAGTGATGTCCAGATAGCCCTGCTTCAGGGGCTGGCGTTCTCAATTTTCTATGTTATCGCCGGCATCGCCCTGGGCTTGGTTGCCGATGTGGTGAATCGCAAACGACTGCTGATCGCTGGCATTGTCGTTTGGAGTGCGGCTACCGTTGCCAGCGGCGTTGCCGAAACCTTTGGCCAGATGTTCGCCGCCCGTCTCTTCATCGGTATCGGTGAGGCCGTACTCGCCCCTTGTGCCGTCACCATCATTGCCGATCTGTTTCCGGTCAGTCGGCGGGGCAAGCCTATGGCGCTGTATGTTTTTGGTTCCATGATCGCCTTCGGCGTGGGTTCACTGGTCACCGGATATATTTTGGCCGCCGCCCCACAAGGCGCTTTTGACTGGATCGGATTTTTGGAGAACAAGGCGCCGTGGCGCATTGCTTTCATTCTTGCAGGAATCGCCGGTATCATATTGGCCGCCGTATTCACCATGATCGATGAACCGAAGCGCAACGATTCCAAGGTCATCGTTCGGCAAACCAACGACTTGCGAGACAGTCTCCAAGCGATGCTTGCCAACTGGAAATTATATTTGCCAGTCTATGCTACCCTTGCCTTCTTCGGAATGGGGATTTCGGTCGTCATTAACTGGAGCCCGATGCTGTTAACCCGTGTCTTCGAATATAAGATTGAAGATGTGAGCAAAATGCTCGGTATGGCTCACATAATCTGGGCCGCGATCGGTGCGTTGACCGCCGGTTTCGTCGTCGACCGTGCGGTTAAGCGTTGGGGGTCCGCCGGTCTGATATATTTGGCCAGCATGGTCTCGCTCCTCGCAATTCCGTCTACACTTGCCATTTTTACCAACAATGGGCTTTTCGCGATCATTCTTCTGTCAGAAGTAACCTTTGCTTCTGCGCTATTTGGCTCGGCTATGCTCTCCGCAATTGCCGAGATATCGCCGAAACGAACCAGGGGCTTGTCCGTTGCCTTCTATGCCTTCTCCATGACATTGATAGGCGCGTCCACGGGACCATTGCTCGTCGCCTTCATTACGGAATATTTGTTCGCTTCGGAACAAGCCGTCGGCCTATCCATTGCGATCGTTGGTAGCGTCGCATTTGGAGGAGCCGCCTTGCTCGCCTTCGTAAGCGGATCCAAATTGGTTGCAATAACGGCTGATTCCGTCCGGATACATGCTACGCGCCCCGCTGCTACTTAAACTGACAAGACTGGATGGAAAACCACATGCTGCCCATAAAAGCCTATGCACCAAGCCCATTTGGTCAATTGCATTACCGGATTGTACTGCCCGACCAAGAAGCCAGGCAACCTCCCCTGCTCTGCCTCCACCAGACCCCCAGCAGCAGCCGCGAATGGGAGCCAATCCAGGCATCCCTTGCTAAAGACAGGGTAGTTATTGCAGCAGATACACCCGGCTATGGCATGAGCGACCCCCCACAAGAGCCTCTAGAAATTGGCGATTATGCGGAGATCATGCTCAGCCTGATGGATTACCTTGCTGATACTGGTACGATTGCTTCGGGGGCCTTCGACGTCATGGGCTACCACACAGGTTCGATCACTGCGACCGAGCTTGCACGGAGTCAGCCCAATAGAGTGCGCCGCGGCGTGTTATTCGGGCTTGCCGCCTATCCCGCGGAAGCTCGCCAAGAGAAGCTCGCCACATTGCGCGAAAAATTTCCCGAACCTGACCGCACTTTACATCATGTCGAGCAACTGTGGTCCATCATCTGCCAATTGGGTGATGAACGGATGTCTGCTGAGCATATGCATGTTGCGATGGGCGAAAGCTTGCGACTGGGCTCGCGACTCCCGTGGGGCTATATTTCCGTCTATCGATATGACTTTCTCGGCGCGATGGCAGATGTGGCGCAGCCGATTCTAGTGATGAATCCCGAAGATGACCTGTGGGACGTTACAAACGAAACTGCCCACCTCTTTCGCAATGGTCAGCGCTATGACATGCACGGGGTCTCGCACGGCGTTCTTCAGATAGAACACGACCGTGTCGTCGATGAAATTGAAAAATTCCTCCGCTCCTGACAACCTGTTTAAATTATGATATTTATCTATATAGATCATGCATTTAATGCGCTATTTTGATATTTCGTATATGCTCAACAAGGCCTCATAACCGCAGTGCGAACATTATTTTCGTCGGGCATTTTTTATTCTCAACTCTCATTAGAAAAGTAGGTGCTTCAGGATATTCTCACCCTGAATAAAGCCAGGCGAATGATCGTAAACGACACGCTGAAGGTAGGGTGAGGTGTATATTGAAATCTGCACTTGAATTTCATGTCAAAACAAGGGGACCTCTCATGCGAAAACATTACATTTTGAAGTTGTTTGCCTCCACCGCAACAATCATGGTCGGCGTCCAGCCCGCCATTGCGCAGTCGGAAGAAAGCGCGACCGTCGAAACGGACGAAGCAAGCCAACAACCAGCCTATGCTGAGATCGTCGTCACTGCCCGAAAGCGGGTCGAAAACATCCTTGATACACCTATTGCTATTTCCGCTTTCGATAGTGAAGCTCTGGAATCTCGCGGCATAACTTCGGTTGCTGACTTGGCAGATTACACCCCCGGCATGAACACAAATAGTGTTAGCTCTGGCCGCAACGACCGTTCATTTCAGTCGATCATCATTCGCGGATTCGCGCCTGCTCTTTCGACCCAACAAACCTCCAGCATCTTTATCGACGGCGTTCCGGTTTCAACGCCAACCGCGATCCAGAATATCGGCGATCCGGCTCGAATCGAAGTGCTCAAGGGTCCGCAAAGCGCCTATTTCGGTCGCCAGACTTTTGCCGGTGCAGTCAACGTCGTAACCCAGGACGCTCCGGACTATTTCTCCGGAACGATCAAGGCAATGCTCGGCACCCGTGAAAACCGCGAAATTTCTGCTCAGATCGGCGGACCGCTAATCGAGGACCTGTTAAGCTTCACCGGCGGCGCACGCTATTGGAGCCGCAAGGGTTCTTATGAGAACGGCGGCCAAAGAGGTCAGACACTTGGCGATCAGTCCACCACCTCAGCCAATTTGGCGCTTGAATTCACGCCATCGTCGAATTTCAAAGCGAAGGTCGTTGGTATCTGGAGCGAAAATGACGACGGTCCTAACGCGTCAGGTCTCATCCCAGCCTATACTCTGACCGACGCCGCCGGTAACACGGTCATCCAGAGCCAGTCCAATTGCCTGATTGATGGCAATCCATATTTCTGCGGTGCATTGCCTGGCTTGCAAGCTGGTCAACCATCCATGAACGTTACGAATAGCCCTTTCATCCAGGACTTTTTGGCTAATCCAACAGGCCGCTTGCTCGACCCGGAAGATGGTACAGACGGATTTGGTCTGAAAAGCCGTTTCTACCACGTCCACCTGGCGATGGATCTGGAATTGGGCGACACCGGCGTTACCCTCAGCTCTTTGACCGGATATAATGACGAGATCAAAAGCCAGCTTTCCGATCTCAAGGTCTATAGCACCGACACTTTGCTCAACCCATTTGGCGGTCCAACCTATTTCAGCTATCCTTATCTGGTAGAATATCAGCAAAAGGATTTTTCACAGGAAGTCCGTGCCAATTACGATAATGGTGGACCATTTCACGCAGTGGTCGGTGCCAGCTATCTGTATTCCTTCTTCCAAAGTGGCGGCGGCGGATCACCGGGTAATCTCGGCGTTACGACATTCCCGACTGTCAGTGGCGCTACCAAATCGCGTACTTATGGTGCATTCATCGGCT
Coding sequences within:
- a CDS encoding alpha/beta fold hydrolase, whose translation is MPDVTPPVGQWQSKGDISRAGGILHYAAMGPDDSGKPPVVLLHRLGGWLSDWRHVAALLAEGRKVIAFDLPGHGGSRWEGSPPYIQTLGETAALLVGAFDEMGIEKVDLIGTSLGGCVGVPLAALWPERVNSFSIVSSALSPKRSLEAVRSAVDEGQVDRFDANGLPLSYPESLLTETFGIIDTHAIYVESLASRKAAGLWIQPSERGVGVTDVVGTLGRITVPTLILYGSKDKAYGKYRKNAQAALPSAIFDDIPDTGAFAIQEQPATTASMLRDFIG
- a CDS encoding alpha/beta fold hydrolase, which encodes MLPIKAYAPSPFGQLHYRIVLPDQEARQPPLLCLHQTPSSSREWEPIQASLAKDRVVIAADTPGYGMSDPPQEPLEIGDYAEIMLSLMDYLADTGTIASGAFDVMGYHTGSITATELARSQPNRVRRGVLFGLAAYPAEARQEKLATLREKFPEPDRTLHHVEQLWSIICQLGDERMSAEHMHVAMGESLRLGSRLPWGYISVYRYDFLGAMADVAQPILVMNPEDDLWDVTNETAHLFRNGQRYDMHGVSHGVLQIEHDRVVDEIEKFLRS
- a CDS encoding LLM class flavin-dependent oxidoreductase, which encodes MKLLAFIMQTGGHIAGWRHPLASERALCDVDYFISAAKIAERGKFDAVFFADSLGYPGSRSAEAFEGQEGPKLDPLLLLSAVAAKTEQIGLVGTASTTYNEPYPTARRFATLDHISHGRAGWNIVTSTMEHEAHNHGCEAHMGHAERYERAAEFVDVSCKLWDSWQDDAMLADKTSGRYVDSNGLTAVDHVGEHFQVAGPLNVPRSPQGYPVLVQAGASADGKAFAASRAEVIFTSHPSIETAIAFREDMHKLLREFGRTPESLKVMPAITPIIGETREEAQALKAELDALIPLPIALDKLERLIGGFDLSGFDPDGPLPALPAAYTDGQNSTRDRVLEVAERDGPSIRQLANQVAGGRTSSAAVGTAEDVADLLANWYEQGAADGFVISPPVLTKGLETFVDKVVPILQDRGLFRKEYEGETLRDRLDLSYPENIYEKDPALRSKPEIW
- a CDS encoding TonB-dependent receptor; translation: MRKHYILKLFASTATIMVGVQPAIAQSEESATVETDEASQQPAYAEIVVTARKRVENILDTPIAISAFDSEALESRGITSVADLADYTPGMNTNSVSSGRNDRSFQSIIIRGFAPALSTQQTSSIFIDGVPVSTPTAIQNIGDPARIEVLKGPQSAYFGRQTFAGAVNVVTQDAPDYFSGTIKAMLGTRENREISAQIGGPLIEDLLSFTGGARYWSRKGSYENGGQRGQTLGDQSTTSANLALEFTPSSNFKAKVVGIWSENDDGPNASGLIPAYTLTDAAGNTVIQSQSNCLIDGNPYFCGALPGLQAGQPSMNVTNSPFIQDFLANPTGRLLDPEDGTDGFGLKSRFYHVHLAMDLELGDTGVTLSSLTGYNDEIKSQLSDLKVYSTDTLLNPFGGPTYFSYPYLVEYQQKDFSQEVRANYDNGGPFHAVVGASYLYSFFQSGGGGSPGNLGVTTFPTVSGATKSRTYGAFIGLTYDVTDRLSLSFDGRYQIDKLGAYARPGGQTLLSDAFAPAGTYADGEKLIGKTYKNFMPRAIINYDIAPDMMAYASYAKGINPGSFNVVFLSRPASTQAAAAAAGLQIAVEPETLDNFEIGLKGRAFNGALTYTLAAYYGIWDKQLNVQQIQATNPNTGIIELISANVNGGKVKVKGIEAELTAFVSDNLTLTASGSINDSSIDSYSSPTVTNLTGITDFSGKENPNTSKYSGVFSAEYKQPVGTGSTEAFVRGDFIYRSGIYTNVSNITKTPAYKQVNARVGLVNDDISIEAYVTNLFNDDAYPSAVDFFTIDPSFAYFGTQSGAVVALRELRTFGIRAKYNF
- a CDS encoding MFS transporter, giving the protein MNLSPTEQDDVRFQPNLAKAWFAVILLCLAQIISTIDRGMLALVVDPIRAELGISDVQIALLQGLAFSIFYVIAGIALGLVADVVNRKRLLIAGIVVWSAATVASGVAETFGQMFAARLFIGIGEAVLAPCAVTIIADLFPVSRRGKPMALYVFGSMIAFGVGSLVTGYILAAAPQGAFDWIGFLENKAPWRIAFILAGIAGIILAAVFTMIDEPKRNDSKVIVRQTNDLRDSLQAMLANWKLYLPVYATLAFFGMGISVVINWSPMLLTRVFEYKIEDVSKMLGMAHIIWAAIGALTAGFVVDRAVKRWGSAGLIYLASMVSLLAIPSTLAIFTNNGLFAIILLSEVTFASALFGSAMLSAIAEISPKRTRGLSVAFYAFSMTLIGASTGPLLVAFITEYLFASEQAVGLSIAIVGSVAFGGAALLAFVSGSKLVAITADSVRIHATRPAAT